In a genomic window of Streptomyces sp. NBC_01142:
- a CDS encoding ribonucleoside-diphosphate reductase subunit alpha, which produces MTIAPADPASGISDQVADGPGTALLRTLTDLTADLPDTDPGRVAAAALRGRNAASDAAELRGLATDAAAGLISEDPAYSRLAARLLTRHIADEAAGQGAVAFSASVAVGHREGLIADRTAEFVELHSAHLDALIDQAADDRFGYFGLRTLYSRYLLRHPLTRQVIETPQHFMLRVACGLAEDTSVRALDEVASLYGLMSRLDYLPSSPTLFNSGTRHPQMSSCYLLDSPLDELDSIYDRYHQVARLSKHAGGIGLSYSRIRARGSLIRGTNGHSNGIVPFLKTLDASVAAVNQGGRRKGAAAIYLETWHADIEEFLELRDNTGEDARRTHNLNLAHWIPDEFMRRVEADADWSLFSPAEVPALVDLWGDEFDAAYRKAEAEGLARKTIPARELYGRMMRTLAQTGNGWMTFKDASNRTANQTAEPGKVVHSSNLCTEILEVTDDGETAVCNLGSVNLGSFVVEGPDGGDLDWARLDETVHTAVTFLDRVVDINFYPTEQAGRSNARWRPVGLGAMGLQDVFFKLRLPFDSPEAKALSTKIAERIMLAAYEASCDLAERNGPLPAWSETRSARGVLHPDHYDVERNWPERWDALRARIAKTGMRNSLLLAIAPTATIASIAGVYECIEPQVSNLFKRETLSGEFLQVNAYLVEDLKKLGVWDAQSREALREASGSVQGFSWIPEDVRALYRTAWEIPQRGLIDMAAARTPYLDQSQSLNLFLETPTIGKLSSMYAYAWKQGLKTTYYLRSRPATRIARAAGGGAAAAAAPAPIPLQQASAPDADAIACSLENPESCEACQ; this is translated from the coding sequence GTGACCATCGCGCCAGCCGATCCGGCTTCAGGCATTTCCGACCAGGTGGCGGACGGCCCCGGGACCGCGCTTCTGCGGACCCTGACCGACCTCACCGCGGATCTGCCCGACACCGACCCGGGCCGTGTCGCCGCCGCCGCACTGCGCGGCCGCAACGCCGCATCGGACGCTGCCGAGTTGCGAGGCCTCGCCACCGACGCGGCCGCGGGCCTGATCTCCGAGGACCCTGCCTACTCGCGGCTCGCAGCCCGCCTGCTGACCCGTCACATCGCGGACGAGGCAGCCGGGCAGGGCGCGGTGGCCTTCTCCGCCTCCGTCGCGGTCGGCCATCGCGAAGGCCTGATCGCCGACCGCACGGCCGAGTTCGTGGAGCTCCACTCCGCACACCTGGACGCTCTGATCGACCAGGCCGCCGACGACCGCTTCGGGTACTTCGGGCTGCGGACGCTCTACAGCCGCTACCTCCTGCGGCACCCCCTCACCCGCCAGGTGATCGAGACGCCGCAGCACTTCATGCTGCGCGTCGCCTGCGGACTGGCCGAGGACACCTCGGTACGCGCCCTGGACGAAGTCGCCTCGCTGTACGGGCTGATGAGCCGGCTCGACTACCTCCCCTCCTCCCCCACGCTCTTCAACTCCGGCACCCGCCACCCGCAGATGTCGTCCTGCTATCTGCTGGACTCTCCGCTGGACGAGCTCGACTCGATCTACGACCGCTACCACCAGGTCGCGCGCCTGTCCAAGCACGCCGGCGGCATCGGGCTCTCGTACTCCCGTATCCGTGCCCGCGGTTCGCTGATCCGCGGCACCAACGGCCACTCCAACGGCATCGTGCCGTTCCTGAAGACCCTTGACGCCTCGGTCGCCGCCGTGAACCAGGGCGGCCGGCGCAAGGGCGCCGCCGCGATCTACCTGGAGACCTGGCACGCGGACATCGAGGAGTTCCTCGAGCTGCGTGACAACACCGGTGAGGACGCGCGGCGTACGCACAACCTGAACCTCGCGCACTGGATCCCGGACGAGTTCATGCGCCGTGTCGAGGCCGACGCCGACTGGTCGCTGTTCTCCCCCGCCGAGGTGCCGGCCCTGGTCGACCTGTGGGGCGACGAGTTCGACGCCGCGTACCGCAAGGCGGAGGCCGAAGGGCTGGCGCGCAAGACCATCCCGGCCCGCGAGCTGTACGGCCGGATGATGCGCACGCTCGCCCAGACCGGCAACGGCTGGATGACCTTCAAGGACGCCTCCAACCGCACGGCCAACCAGACGGCCGAGCCCGGCAAGGTCGTCCACTCCTCGAACCTGTGCACCGAGATCCTGGAGGTGACGGACGACGGCGAGACGGCCGTCTGCAACCTCGGTTCGGTCAACCTGGGTTCGTTCGTGGTGGAGGGGCCCGACGGCGGGGATCTGGACTGGGCGCGGCTGGACGAAACCGTCCACACCGCCGTCACCTTCCTGGACCGGGTCGTCGACATCAACTTCTACCCGACCGAGCAGGCCGGGCGCTCCAACGCCCGCTGGCGGCCGGTGGGCCTGGGCGCGATGGGCCTCCAGGACGTCTTCTTCAAGCTCCGTCTCCCCTTCGACTCGCCCGAGGCGAAGGCGCTCTCCACGAAGATCGCCGAGCGGATCATGCTCGCGGCCTACGAGGCGTCCTGCGACCTCGCGGAGCGCAACGGCCCGCTGCCCGCGTGGTCCGAGACCCGCTCGGCGCGCGGCGTACTGCACCCCGACCACTACGACGTCGAGCGGAACTGGCCTGAGCGGTGGGACGCGCTGCGCGCCCGTATCGCGAAGACCGGCATGCGCAACTCGCTGCTGCTCGCCATCGCGCCGACCGCGACCATCGCGTCGATCGCCGGTGTCTACGAGTGCATCGAGCCGCAGGTCTCCAACCTCTTCAAGCGCGAGACGCTGAGCGGTGAATTCCTCCAGGTCAACGCCTACTTGGTGGAGGATCTGAAGAAGCTGGGCGTGTGGGACGCACAGTCGCGTGAGGCGCTGCGCGAGGCGAGCGGCTCGGTACAGGGCTTCAGCTGGATCCCGGAGGACGTCCGCGCGCTGTACCGCACGGCCTGGGAGATCCCGCAGCGCGGCCTGATCGACATGGCCGCGGCCCGTACGCCGTACCTGGACCAGAGCCAGTCCCTGAACCTCTTCCTGGAGACGCCGACCATCGGGAAGCTCAGCTCGATGTACGCGTACGCCTGGAAGCAGGGTCTGAAGACGACGTACTACCTGCGCTCGCGTCCGGCGACGCGCATCGCGCGTGCGGCCGGCGGCGGTGCTGCGGCCGCCGCAGCGCCCGCCCCCATCCCCCTGCAGCAGGCCTCCGCGCCCGACGCCGACGCGATCGCCTGCTCCCTTGAGAACCCTGAGTCCTGCGAGGCCTGCCAGTAA
- the mctP gene encoding monocarboxylate uptake permease MctP, with the protein MKDGVNGVALAVFIFFFLAVTVMGFLAARWRRAESESLDEWGLGGRSFGTWVTWFLLGGDLYTAYTFVAVPAAIYAAGAAGFFAVPYTILVYPLIFTFLPRLWSVSHKHGYVTTSDFVRGRFGSKGLSLAVAVTGILATMPYIALQLVGIQAVLDVMGVGGGEDTNWFIKDLPLLIAFGVLAAYTYSSGLRAPALIAFVKDTLIYIVIAVAIIYIPIKLGGFDEIFAKAGDAYAQINPATDKPRGALVPGEMGQWGYATLALGSALALFMYPHSITATLSSRSRDVIRRNTTILPLYSLMLGLLALLGFMAIAAGIKVQNGQLAIPQLFETMFPDWFAGVAFAAIGIGALVPAAIMSIAAANLFTRNIYKDFIKPDATPAQETKVSKLVSLLVKVGALAFVLTMDKTVAINFQLLGGIWILQTLPALVGGLFTRWFHRWALLAGWAVGMIYGTAAAYGVASPTQKHFGGSSAEIPGIGEIGYIGLTAFVLNMLVTVVMTFVLRAAKAPEGVDETDPSDYTADAGDPGVRTELPKATAGAGH; encoded by the coding sequence GTGAAGGACGGCGTGAACGGCGTAGCACTCGCCGTCTTCATCTTCTTCTTCCTGGCCGTCACGGTCATGGGCTTCCTGGCCGCGCGCTGGCGCAGGGCCGAGAGCGAGAGCCTCGACGAATGGGGCCTGGGCGGCAGGTCGTTCGGCACCTGGGTCACCTGGTTCCTGCTCGGCGGCGACCTGTACACGGCGTACACCTTCGTCGCCGTCCCCGCGGCGATCTACGCGGCGGGCGCGGCGGGCTTCTTCGCCGTCCCGTACACCATTCTCGTCTACCCGCTGATCTTCACCTTCCTGCCGCGTCTGTGGTCGGTCTCGCACAAGCACGGGTACGTCACCACCTCCGACTTCGTGCGCGGGCGCTTCGGCTCGAAGGGGCTTTCGCTGGCGGTTGCCGTCACCGGCATCCTTGCGACCATGCCGTACATCGCGCTTCAGCTGGTCGGCATCCAGGCGGTGCTCGATGTGATGGGCGTCGGCGGCGGCGAGGACACCAACTGGTTCATCAAGGACCTGCCGCTGCTGATCGCCTTCGGCGTGCTGGCGGCGTACACCTACTCCTCCGGTCTGCGGGCACCGGCGCTGATCGCGTTCGTCAAGGACACGCTGATCTACATCGTCATCGCGGTGGCGATCATCTACATCCCCATCAAGCTGGGCGGCTTCGACGAGATCTTCGCCAAGGCCGGTGACGCCTACGCGCAGATCAACCCGGCGACGGACAAACCGCGGGGCGCGCTCGTACCCGGGGAGATGGGCCAGTGGGGTTACGCGACCCTGGCGCTGGGCTCGGCGCTCGCGCTCTTCATGTATCCGCACTCGATCACGGCGACGCTCTCTTCGCGCAGCCGTGACGTGATCCGCCGCAACACCACGATCCTGCCGCTGTACTCGCTGATGCTGGGTCTGCTGGCACTGCTCGGCTTCATGGCGATCGCGGCCGGCATCAAGGTGCAGAACGGTCAGCTGGCGATCCCTCAGCTCTTCGAGACCATGTTCCCGGACTGGTTCGCGGGTGTCGCCTTCGCGGCGATCGGGATCGGCGCGCTGGTGCCGGCGGCGATCATGTCGATCGCGGCCGCGAATCTGTTCACCCGGAACATCTACAAGGACTTCATCAAGCCCGATGCGACACCGGCGCAGGAGACCAAGGTCTCCAAGCTGGTCTCGCTGCTGGTGAAGGTGGGAGCGCTGGCCTTCGTCCTGACCATGGACAAGACGGTGGCGATCAACTTCCAGCTGCTCGGCGGCATCTGGATCCTCCAGACGCTGCCGGCGCTGGTGGGCGGCCTGTTCACCCGCTGGTTCCACCGCTGGGCGCTGCTGGCGGGCTGGGCGGTCGGCATGATCTACGGCACGGCGGCGGCGTACGGCGTGGCGAGCCCCACCCAGAAGCACTTCGGCGGCTCGTCCGCGGAGATTCCGGGTATCGGCGAGATCGGCTACATCGGCCTGACGGCGTTCGTGCTGAACATGCTGGTGACGGTGGTCATGACGTTTGTCCTGCGGGCGGCCAAGGCTCCGGAGGGCGTCGACGAGACGGACCCGTCGGACTACACGGCGGACGCGGGCGACCCCGGCGTCCGGACCGAGCTCCCCAAGGCAACGGCGGGCGCGGGTCACTGA
- a CDS encoding DUF3311 domain-containing protein, with translation MSAVPEAPQAPEEPEAPEVKQPLITPVRVVVALCLFAPFVAMLWVGSYAKVEPMFIGIPFFYWYQMLWVLISTLLTMIAYKLWQRDQRARKGGASQ, from the coding sequence ATGTCAGCAGTGCCTGAGGCGCCACAAGCGCCGGAAGAGCCTGAAGCGCCGGAAGTGAAACAACCACTGATCACGCCGGTGCGTGTGGTCGTCGCCCTCTGTCTCTTCGCGCCGTTCGTGGCGATGCTCTGGGTCGGCTCGTACGCGAAGGTCGAGCCGATGTTTATCGGCATTCCGTTCTTCTACTGGTACCAAATGCTCTGGGTCCTCATCTCGACCCTTTTGACGATGATCGCGTACAAGCTGTGGCAGCGTGACCAGCGCGCCCGCAAGGGGGGTGCGTCGCAGTGA
- a CDS encoding GntR family transcriptional regulator — MTTDGGGTEAESGAQTRTARVPKYYRLKRHLLDMTETLPPGTPVPPERTLAAEFDTSRTTVRQALQELVVEGRLERIQGKGTFVAKPKVSQALQLTSYTEDMRAQGLEPTSQLLDIGYVTADDTLAGLLDISTGGRVLRIERLRLASGEPMAIETTHLSAKRFPALRRSLVKYTSLYTALAEVYDVHLAEAEETIETSLATPREAGLLGTDVGLPMLMLSRHSRDTNGEPVEWVRSVYRGDRYKFVANLKRPVD; from the coding sequence ATGACCACGGACGGGGGCGGCACCGAAGCCGAGAGCGGGGCACAGACCCGTACGGCACGCGTGCCCAAGTACTACCGGCTGAAGCGCCATTTGCTCGATATGACGGAAACGCTCCCGCCCGGCACCCCGGTGCCGCCGGAGCGCACACTCGCCGCGGAGTTCGACACCTCGCGCACGACGGTGCGGCAGGCCCTCCAGGAGCTGGTGGTCGAGGGCCGGCTGGAGCGCATCCAGGGCAAGGGCACCTTCGTGGCCAAGCCCAAGGTCTCCCAGGCCCTGCAGCTCACCTCGTACACCGAGGACATGCGGGCCCAGGGCCTGGAGCCCACCTCGCAACTGCTGGACATCGGGTACGTCACGGCCGACGACACCCTGGCAGGGCTGCTGGACATCTCGACCGGCGGGCGGGTGCTGCGCATCGAGCGGCTGCGGCTGGCCAGCGGCGAGCCGATGGCGATCGAGACGACGCACCTGTCGGCGAAGCGCTTCCCGGCGCTGCGCCGCAGCCTGGTCAAGTACACCTCGCTCTACACAGCACTGGCGGAGGTGTACGACGTCCATCTGGCCGAGGCCGAGGAGACGATCGAGACCTCGCTGGCCACCCCGCGCGAGGCAGGGCTGCTCGGTACGGACGTGGGCCTGCCGATGCTGATGCTCTCGCGGCATTCACGCGACACCAACGGCGAGCCGGTGGAGTGGGTGCGCTCGGTGTACCGGGGCGACCGGTACAAGTTCGTGGCCAATCTGAAGAGGCCGGTGGACTAG
- a CDS encoding extracellular solute-binding protein, producing the protein MKRKLIAAIGVAGMMVGLAACGDSDKGGDKAGGEAKELTVWLTVDAQNNWPDLVKAADDAVVKQHPGIKIKHEYYGWPDKNAKFDAVLATDKAPDVVEMGNTEMLGYMVKGAFAEVDPKKFEQSDAWLDGLKESVSYEGKTYGVPYYAGGRVGTWRKDLAAEVGVKATPKTYQELTSALDKIQEEKGDKFSAWYQPSPDWYAAMSFVYDAGGSIAKKDGDTWKANLSSAESLKGLNEYKSIIDKYMHGDKTKDEADRPVVFGQGKSATIFSAAWEGGTAADPKNDKVGKLADKIENFVMPGPSGKALPVFLGGSDLAVPVKSKAQDVAAEWINAFTGARGQKGLLAKGNLPNNKTDLATLKNDPKTLVPATAAESNWFVPMAPGWGQVEKAQILKTMLQEIGTGKKSAEDAAKAADAAIDEVINTK; encoded by the coding sequence GTGAAGCGCAAGCTCATCGCGGCAATAGGCGTCGCGGGCATGATGGTCGGCCTGGCGGCCTGTGGTGATTCGGACAAGGGCGGGGACAAGGCCGGTGGCGAAGCCAAGGAGCTGACCGTCTGGCTGACGGTCGACGCCCAGAACAACTGGCCCGACCTGGTGAAGGCGGCCGACGACGCGGTCGTCAAGCAGCACCCGGGCATCAAGATCAAGCACGAGTACTACGGATGGCCGGACAAGAACGCCAAGTTCGACGCCGTACTCGCCACGGACAAGGCTCCGGACGTGGTCGAGATGGGCAACACCGAGATGCTCGGCTACATGGTGAAGGGTGCCTTCGCCGAGGTCGACCCGAAGAAGTTCGAGCAGTCGGACGCGTGGCTGGACGGCCTCAAGGAGTCCGTCTCCTACGAGGGCAAGACCTACGGTGTCCCGTACTACGCCGGTGGCCGTGTCGGCACCTGGCGCAAGGACCTCGCCGCCGAAGTCGGCGTGAAGGCCACTCCGAAGACCTACCAGGAGCTCACCTCCGCCCTGGACAAGATCCAGGAGGAGAAGGGCGACAAGTTCAGCGCCTGGTACCAGCCTTCGCCCGACTGGTACGCCGCGATGTCCTTCGTCTACGACGCCGGTGGCTCCATCGCCAAGAAGGACGGCGACACGTGGAAGGCCAACCTCTCCTCGGCCGAGTCCCTCAAGGGTCTCAATGAGTACAAGTCGATCATCGACAAGTACATGCACGGTGACAAGACGAAGGACGAGGCCGACCGTCCGGTCGTCTTCGGCCAGGGCAAGTCCGCGACCATCTTCAGCGCGGCCTGGGAGGGCGGCACCGCCGCGGACCCGAAGAACGACAAGGTCGGCAAGCTCGCCGACAAGATCGAGAACTTCGTGATGCCCGGTCCGTCCGGCAAGGCCCTGCCCGTCTTCCTCGGCGGTTCCGACCTGGCCGTCCCGGTCAAGTCCAAGGCGCAGGACGTCGCGGCCGAGTGGATCAACGCCTTCACCGGCGCCCGGGGCCAGAAGGGTCTGCTCGCCAAGGGCAACCTGCCCAACAACAAGACGGACCTGGCGACCCTGAAGAACGACCCGAAGACGCTCGTCCCGGCCACCGCTGCCGAGTCCAACTGGTTCGTGCCGATGGCGCCGGGCTGGGGGCAGGTCGAGAAGGCCCAGATCCTCAAGACCATGCTGCAGGAGATCGGCACCGGCAAGAAGTCGGCCGAGGACGCCGCGAAGGCCGCGGACGCCGCGATCGACGAGGTCATCAACACCAAGTGA
- a CDS encoding carbohydrate ABC transporter permease, giving the protein MSAAETTTVKVPPTRQSPPQGAGAATPAKPGRRTAGGAGVPWLLLAPCLLVLLLVLGYPLVRLVTLSFQKFGQPQLWGFQEPESVGFDNFSKILGNSEFWAVVLRTVVFAVSAVVLTMVIGMLIALLLQRVSGWMKTLVNIALVASWGMPIIVATAIFKWLFDADYGVLNWLLSKLPGVDMVGHNWFASGPQGLAVIVLLVVWGAVPFVVITLSAGLTQVPKELEEAARLDGAGAWGVFRFVTLPILKPLIVMLTTLSVIWDMGVFPQVFVMRNGHPEAEFQLLTTYSYDKAFVVNDYGTGSAIALVTVVLLLAVVAVYMRQMLKIGEVE; this is encoded by the coding sequence ATGAGTGCCGCAGAGACAACCACCGTCAAGGTGCCGCCGACGCGGCAATCGCCGCCGCAGGGGGCCGGCGCCGCCACCCCCGCAAAGCCGGGCAGGAGGACAGCGGGCGGGGCGGGAGTGCCGTGGCTGCTGCTCGCGCCGTGCCTGCTCGTCCTTCTCCTGGTCCTCGGCTATCCGCTGGTGAGGCTGGTCACCCTCTCCTTCCAGAAGTTCGGCCAGCCCCAGCTGTGGGGCTTCCAGGAACCGGAGTCCGTCGGCTTCGACAACTTCTCCAAGATCCTCGGGAACAGCGAGTTCTGGGCCGTCGTCCTGCGGACCGTCGTGTTCGCCGTCAGCGCCGTGGTCCTGACCATGGTCATCGGCATGCTGATCGCCCTGCTGCTGCAGCGCGTCTCCGGCTGGATGAAGACCCTGGTCAACATCGCGCTCGTGGCGAGCTGGGGCATGCCCATCATCGTCGCCACCGCGATCTTCAAGTGGCTCTTCGACGCGGACTACGGCGTACTCAACTGGCTGCTCTCCAAGCTGCCCGGGGTCGACATGGTCGGTCACAACTGGTTCGCCAGCGGCCCCCAGGGACTCGCCGTGATCGTCCTGCTGGTGGTCTGGGGCGCCGTGCCGTTCGTCGTGATCACCCTCAGTGCCGGCCTCACCCAGGTGCCCAAGGAGCTCGAGGAAGCCGCCCGTCTCGACGGCGCCGGCGCCTGGGGAGTCTTCCGCTTCGTCACCCTGCCGATCCTCAAGCCCCTGATCGTGATGCTGACGACGCTCTCGGTGATCTGGGACATGGGTGTCTTCCCGCAGGTCTTCGTGATGCGCAACGGCCACCCCGAGGCCGAGTTCCAACTGCTCACCACGTACTCGTACGACAAGGCGTTCGTCGTCAACGACTACGGCACCGGCTCGGCGATCGCGCTGGTCACCGTAGTCCTGCTGCTCGCTGTGGTCGCGGTCTACATGCGCCAGATGCTCAAGATCGGAGAGGTGGAGTGA
- a CDS encoding carbohydrate ABC transporter permease gives MTSTTAAPAATRRPRKSRLGWNLLGLLVFVTVGFPVYWMLNTAFKPAKDAIDPDPHLFPHVFTLENFRRALDIADFWGPVGRSLTVSLVVVLIGIAVGMLAALAISRFAFRGRKIVIVGILAVQMIPLVAMIIPVFLLLNDLGQYDRLTGLIITYLTFVLPFTVWTLRGFIVNIPKELEEAAMVDGCSRTGAFVRVVFPLLAPGMVATSVYAFIQAWNEYLYALMLMSQQNQTATVWLGNFTTKNGTEYAPMMAGATMMAVPIVILFLLVQRKMAAGLTAGAVKG, from the coding sequence GTGACCTCGACCACCGCGGCTCCCGCCGCCACCCGCCGTCCCAGGAAGAGCAGGCTCGGCTGGAATCTGCTGGGCCTCCTTGTCTTCGTCACCGTGGGCTTCCCGGTCTACTGGATGCTGAACACGGCGTTCAAGCCGGCCAAGGACGCCATCGACCCCGACCCGCACCTCTTCCCCCACGTCTTCACGCTGGAGAACTTCCGGCGGGCGCTGGACATCGCCGATTTCTGGGGGCCGGTGGGACGCAGCCTGACCGTCTCGCTGGTCGTGGTCCTCATCGGTATCGCGGTCGGCATGCTCGCCGCGCTCGCCATATCCCGGTTCGCCTTCCGCGGCCGCAAGATCGTGATCGTCGGCATCCTCGCGGTCCAGATGATCCCGCTCGTCGCCATGATCATCCCGGTCTTCCTGCTGCTGAACGACCTCGGCCAGTACGACAGGCTCACGGGCCTGATCATCACGTACCTGACCTTCGTCCTCCCGTTCACGGTGTGGACGCTGCGCGGGTTCATCGTCAACATCCCCAAGGAGCTGGAGGAGGCGGCGATGGTCGACGGCTGCAGCCGCACCGGCGCCTTCGTCCGCGTGGTCTTCCCGCTGCTGGCCCCCGGCATGGTCGCCACCTCGGTCTACGCCTTCATCCAGGCCTGGAACGAGTACCTGTACGCGCTGATGCTGATGAGCCAGCAGAACCAGACCGCCACCGTGTGGCTGGGCAACTTCACCACCAAGAACGGCACCGAGTACGCGCCGATGATGGCGGGTGCCACGATGATGGCAGTTCCCATCGTGATCCTCTTCCTCCTGGTCCAGCGTAAGATGGCCGCGGGTCTGACGGCCGGCGCGGTGAAGGGATAG
- a CDS encoding glycoside hydrolase family 3 protein, producing MTTFVRGSSDTVTCDALAVLQPGFTGITAPDWLLRRIGEGLSAVGLFGRNIASPGQLAALTAQLRAERDDVLVAIDEEGGDVTRFEVRTGSSFPGNYALGSVDDADLTRAVARELGRRLAECGVDLNWAPSADINSNPDNPVIGVRSFGADTRLAARHTVAYIEGLQAAGVAACTKHFPGHGDTNVDSHHALPRIDVDLDTLHARELVPFRAAIAAGSKAVMSAHILLPALDPNRPATLSPQILTGLLREQLGYQGLIVTDGMEMQAISSTYGIEHGSVLAIAAGADAICVGGGLADEETVLRLRDALVAAVRNGELPEERLADAAARVRALADWTRRARGAAGEPGPASPSGVPPAQPEGGTTPGSDIGLVAARRAVRVTAGKLPYEPITGAPYVAALTPVANIAVGDETPWGVAAELAALLPGTGTDTYDSATGTSELVGNALVAAADRRIVAVVRDVHRHPWMADALDALLAARPDTVVVEMGVDRAEPRGALHIATHGAARVCGRAAAEVITGKGARA from the coding sequence ATGACGACTTTCGTACGTGGCTCCTCGGACACCGTGACCTGCGACGCCCTCGCCGTCCTCCAGCCGGGTTTCACCGGCATCACCGCACCGGACTGGCTGCTGCGCCGGATCGGCGAAGGTCTCTCCGCGGTCGGTCTGTTCGGCCGCAACATCGCCTCACCCGGTCAGCTGGCCGCGCTCACCGCGCAGTTGCGGGCCGAGCGGGACGACGTACTCGTCGCGATCGACGAGGAGGGTGGCGACGTCACCCGGTTCGAGGTGCGCACCGGCTCCTCCTTCCCCGGCAACTACGCGCTGGGATCGGTGGACGACGCGGACCTGACCCGGGCCGTCGCCCGTGAACTCGGCCGCCGGCTCGCCGAGTGCGGCGTCGACCTCAACTGGGCGCCGTCCGCCGACATCAACTCCAACCCGGACAACCCGGTGATCGGCGTACGGTCCTTCGGCGCCGACACCCGTCTCGCGGCCCGGCACACCGTCGCGTACATCGAAGGCCTCCAGGCCGCCGGAGTCGCCGCCTGCACCAAGCACTTCCCCGGACACGGCGACACCAATGTCGACTCGCACCATGCGTTGCCCCGCATCGACGTGGACCTCGACACGCTGCACGCCCGTGAGCTGGTGCCTTTCCGTGCGGCCATCGCGGCGGGGTCCAAGGCAGTGATGAGCGCACACATCCTCCTCCCCGCGCTCGACCCGAACCGCCCGGCGACGCTGAGCCCGCAGATCCTCACCGGTCTGCTGCGCGAACAGCTGGGCTATCAGGGCCTGATCGTCACCGATGGCATGGAGATGCAGGCCATCTCGTCGACGTACGGCATCGAGCACGGCTCTGTCCTCGCGATCGCCGCGGGAGCGGACGCGATCTGTGTGGGCGGCGGCCTGGCCGACGAGGAGACCGTACTGCGACTGCGCGATGCGCTGGTCGCGGCAGTACGCAACGGCGAACTGCCCGAGGAGCGGCTGGCCGACGCGGCGGCGCGGGTACGCGCACTCGCCGACTGGACGCGACGGGCCAGGGGGGCCGCAGGGGAGCCGGGCCCGGCTTCACCGTCGGGGGTTCCCCCGGCGCAGCCGGAGGGAGGGACCACGCCCGGCTCCGACATCGGGCTGGTCGCGGCGCGCCGGGCGGTGCGGGTGACGGCGGGGAAGCTGCCGTACGAACCGATCACCGGTGCCCCGTACGTAGCGGCCCTCACCCCGGTCGCGAACATCGCCGTCGGGGACGAGACTCCGTGGGGAGTCGCCGCCGAGCTGGCCGCGCTGCTGCCCGGCACCGGGACCGACACCTACGACAGCGCGACCGGTACATCCGAACTGGTAGGCAATGCGCTGGTCGCTGCGGCGGACCGCAGGATCGTGGCTGTCGTGCGCGATGTTCACCGCCACCCCTGGATGGCGGACGCCCTGGACGCCCTGCTCGCGGCCCGTCCCGACACGGTCGTGGTCGAGATGGGCGTGGACCGGGCGGAGCCGAGGGGAGCCCTGCACATCGCGACGCATGGCGCCGCCCGCGTCTGCGGACGCGCCGCCGCGGAGGTCATCACCGGCAAGGGCGCCAGGGCCTGA